Proteins encoded within one genomic window of Haematobia irritans isolate KBUSLIRL chromosome 5, ASM5000362v1, whole genome shotgun sequence:
- the LOC142241424 gene encoding uncharacterized protein LOC142241424, giving the protein MPSHRLKRKTKPNGKQQYLCRLCRCPHALRKCRRFLSMNVNQREHVVKSYGYCINCLAHTHSEGSCFTRTGCKICHEKHHTLIHTNPRLQKQQSTSRKRDSTKHTKSSSNRSVSQNNEERNTLSNRSNTTTEKTSLSAILRQNSITLLPTIVVKIVCKGQTHKVRCLLDSGARSSYISTRIVDKLALTILTLDTESICPLTLISTYNPEIQLQAILKTNNRVSSTTPRRSVSNSFLKHFNNLVLADPEFYRSAPVDIVLGVDIYSNIVSEGILNRSGLPTAQNTIFGWTLYGLCSD; this is encoded by the coding sequence ATGCCTTCTCACCGTCTCAAACGTAAAACTAAACCGAACGGAAAACAGCAATACCTCTGCCGGCTTTGCAGGTGTCCACATGCTTTACGGAAATGCCGTCGGTTTCTATCCATGAACGTCAACCAACGGGAGCACGTTGTTAAATCTTATGGGTACTGTATAAATTGTCTGGCACATACACACTCTGAAGGATCTTGCTTTACCAGAACAGGTTGTAAAATCTGTCACGAAAAGCACCACACGTTAATCCACACTAACCCTAGGCTCCAAAAACAACAATCGACTTCACGGAAAAGAGACTCTACCAAGCATACGAAATCATCGTCCAACCGATCCGTTTCTCAAAACAACGAAGAGAGAAACACATTATCCAATCGATCAAACACCACAACTGAGAAAACTTCTCTATCCGCCATTCTACGACAGAACTCCATCACACTGCTACCCACGATTGTGGTAAAAATCGTCTGCAAAGGACAAACACATAAAGTGAGATGTCTTCTCGATTCTGGTGCTAGATCCAGCTATATATCTACGAGGATTGTTGATAAATTGGCTTTGACCATTTTGACACTCGACACCGAATCGATATGTCCGCTCACTTTAATATCCACATACAATCCTGAAATCCAACTACAGGCAATCCTCAAAACCAATAATCGGGTCTCCAGTACTACTCCTCGTCGTTCCGTAtccaattcttttttaaaacactttaaTAATCTAGTTTTAGCTGATCCTGAGTTTTATCGATCGGCACCAGTCGATATTGTTCTTGGAGTAGATATATATTCTAATATAGTCAGCGAGGGAATACTAAACCGCAGTGGGCTTCCTACCGCTCAAAATACTATATTCGGATGGACCTTATATGGTCTCTGTTCTGATTAA
- the LOC142239948 gene encoding uncharacterized protein LOC142239948: MNSVHALEVHKEELVSIWERLKFSYEQCLVDIEASDQDVDEDAATETKEENQELITVRHKYTSAYVTYCRCSTKIRELIQELTVIPGAQTNPDSSFGLKLPPCEIPTFSGDYSSWPTFRDIFEATCIKNPRLSLVEKLFHLNQRTRGEANDIVSKVPLTSESFSIAWSSLYSRYENRRVLVNLQLKKLFGLSAISTESANSLKVLQRDINSCIALLKLYEIDVASWDPIFVFVCSNCLPNSTLTLWEQTLLDKTSIPKWSGLDIFLTNRHRTLESVSELRRSGDSSSHSSRPNNRASLSSNVRPNSGTVRTFQQNVVEPKCPFCPKEAHVIRKCPKFLQMPQTQRLSAVKKGGLCLNCFSKVHSLKNCTSKFSCYKCGKKHNTLLHKDVVNSPSTSTETTTQSSVTQPITSNVSSDRFLHPSSSSSLQSTNYPENNIQTCFATGSSNVLLGTALVRVCYNGLSYGARALVDSGSQGTFISEKLFNSMRLPFKRVCARVTGLNNTISASIQKQCTFVLGSTTDDEIEIPTSALVVPYLSGSLPSSTIEADFNSSLPNIPLADPNFFQSSKIDILLGGDIFPSIMLTGVRNKVCGSLMAQETVFGWILTGPVAVESSKTSSSVFAHFSEISLSDELTRFWEVEELPRRRFLSPSDQFCEDLYRRTTRRTSNGRYVVSLPFKDNSSGRSSIGFSRNNAAARFYRNEARLLRAPQFKEEYDNVLREYINLGHMNAISPTDPAGSSTCYYLPHHAVIKPESTTTKVRVVFNASFPTSNGLSLNDILHIGPTLQNDLTLLMLRWRFFRFVFNGDITKMYRQILVDPRHTPFQRIIFRFHPDCPIQDYELKTVTFGVNCAPYLAIRTLLQLADDVQDIYPLASDILRNSMYVDDALVGAHSIDDAKLYRQQLVQALESAGFSMKKWTANSKDILADIPHDDLLCGDFLQLDNRSTAKPLGIRWNALSDSFFFDVEGFSEDNTFSKREVLSRISKLFDPAGWLSPCIVIAKMIMQKIWMDKTDWDERISPHTLSQWQLFQLNYPIINSIKIPRWFRYVPGNEVQFHGFCDASEKAYAAVLYVRISSGDLISTNLVASKTRVAPIKTLSIPRLELCGATLLAEMIDSIIPQLNITNYSTFCWTDSTIVLSWLAKAPCSWTTFVANRVSKIVEVIDPSHWSHVSSESNPADLASRGIYPQEIIDNQLWWQGPDWLRKSEYNWPKWANRDRESLDIEKRTLRVNFNYFQSFEDVLDHFSSLPKAIRVISYMYRFYFRTHPKYRSRYHIISTDISPSEIIMTQNRLISVSQRAYYPNEYKALFSKMPVPKASPILSLNPFCDSEGILRLCGRLASAPSLSYNERHPVLLPYNCQYARLLVRFIHDISLHGGNQLVLRLLRMQFWIPKVKNLIKTTIHNCKTCVIYKRRCQTQIMSALPPERVDITRPFAHTGLDFAGPFDIKSYSGRACRISKGYVCVFVCFSTKAIHLEATSDLSTSTFLAAFSRFVSRRGCPLHLHSDNGTTFVGASKIIAREFLQTSKQAILSNYAHQNISWHFIPPGAPHMGGLWEAGVKSFKLHFRKIAANSKHTFEEFLTLLSRIESCLNSRPLSPMSQNPDDFDALTPGHFLIGSPILAPLDPNIRETSLSLVNRWQKMKSIHQEFCIRWKNEYLKELHKRQKWKTPSENLQEDMLVVVRDENLPPNAWRLGRIVKTFAGSDNRVRVADIRTERGIITRPITKLVILPPNNS, from the coding sequence ATGAACTCCGTCCATGCGTTAGAGGTGCATAAGGAGGAGCTGGTTTCGATATGGGAGAGACTCAAGTTCTCCTACGAGCAATGTTTGGTAGATATCGAAGCGTCGGATCAGGACGTGGACGAAGATGCCGCTACCGAAACGAAAGAGGAGAACCAGGAGCTTATTACAGTCAGACATAAGTACACCAGTGCTTATGTGACCTACTGCAGATGTAGCACTAAGATTCGTGAACTGATACAGGAGCTGACGGTAATACCGGGTGCCCAAACAAATCCGGATTCTAGTTTTGGCTTAAAGTTGCCTCCGTGTGAAATTCCAACATTTTCCGGGGACTATTCTTCCTGGCCTACATTCCGTGACATCTTTGAGGCCACCTGTATAAAGAATCCTAGGCTCAGTTTGGTGGAAAAACTTTTCCATTTGAACCAACGAACTAGGGGTGAGGCCAATGATATTGTATCCAAAGTGCCACTTACAAGTGAGAGTTTTTCTATTGCCTGGTCCAGCCTCTATTCGCGCTACGAGAACAGGAGAGTGCTCGTCAATTTACAACTTAAGAAGCTATTCGGACTTTCGGCTATATCTACCGAATCGGCCAATTCACTCAAGGTGTTACAaagggacattaattcgtgtatCGCGCTGCTCAAACTATACGAGATCGATGTGGCAAGTTGGGACcccatatttgtttttgtatgtTCCAATTGCCTACCGAATTCTACGCTTACTTTATGGGAGCAGACGCTGCTTGATAAGACGTCTATACCGAAATGGTCTGGTCTggacatttttttgacaaatcgtCATCGTACTCTTGAATCCGTATCCGAATTGAGGAGATCCGGGGATTCATCTAGTCATTCATCTAGACCGAATAATAGAGCGTCTTTGAGCTCGAACGTTAGGCCGAATTCGGGCACTGTTCGCACGTTTCAGCAAAATGTCGTGGAGCCAAAATGTCCTTTTTGCCCTAAAGAGGCTCACGTCATTCGCAAATGCCCCAAATTTCTCCAAATGCCACAAACCCAGAGGCTATCTGCGGTTAAGAAAGGTGGTTTATGTTTGAATTGCTTTTCCAAAGTTCACTCTTTGAAAAATTGCACCAGTAAGTTTTCCTGCTACAAGTGCGGCAAGAAACACAACACACTGCTACACAAAGATGTAGTGAACTCTCCTTCTACATCTACAGAGACTACTACTCAGTCATCAGTTACCCAGCCTATTACCTCCAATGTATCTTCTGATCGTTTTCTTCAtccgtcatcatcatcgtcttTACAGTCCACCAATTATCCCGAAAACAATATCCAAACTTGCTTTGCCACAGGCTCAAGTAATGTTTTGCTGGGGACTGCCCTGGTACGAGTATGCTATAATGGGCTTTCATACGGTGCCCGAGCTTTGGTAGACTCTGGTTCTCAGGGCACCTTTATATCCGAGAAGTTATTCAACTCAATGAGACTACCATTCAAACGGGTCTGTGCACGAGTGACAGGTCTCAATAACACGATCTCGGCTTCTATACAGAAGCAGTGCACGTTCGTCTTAGGTTCTACCACTGATGACGAGATAGAAATACCGACATCGGCGTTGGTTGTGCCATATTTGTCCGGATCGCTACCTTCTAGTACAATCGAGGCTGATTTTAACAGTAGTCTTCCGAACATTCCATTAGCAGACCCTAATTTCTTTCAGAGCtctaaaatcgatattttgttgGGAGGAGATATTTTTCCGTCAATTATGTTGACAGGGGTTCGGAATAAGGTTTGTGGCTCCCTGATGGCTCAGGagacagtatttggatggatccTTACGGGTCCTGTGGCTGTCGAATCCTCCAAAACGTCTTCCTCCGTATTCGCTCATTTTAGCGAAATATCTTTATCGGATGAGCTTACACGTTTTTGGGAGGTAGAGGAACTCCCGAGAAGAAGGTTCCTATCTCCATCCGACCAATTTTGCGAGGACTTATACCGTCGAACGACAAGGCGTACTTCAAATGGAAGATACGTGGTTTCACTCCCGTTTAAGGACAATTCTTCTGGAAGAAGTAGCATCGGCTTCTCAAGAAACAACGCGGCTGCCCGGTTCTACAGAAACGAGGCGCGACTCCTTCGAGCACCTCAGTTCAAAGAAGAATACGATAATGTCCTTAGGGAATATATTAATCTGGGACATATGAATGCGATATCCCCTACGGATCCGGCGGGGTCTTCAACTTGTTATTATTTGCCGCACCACGCGGTGATAAAACCGGAAAGCACAACCACTAAGGTGAGAGTTGTGTTCAATGCTTCATTCCCAACATCCAATGGGTTAAGTCTCAACGATATCTTACACATTGGACCGACGCTACAGAATGATTTAACCCTTCTTATGTTGCGATGGAGATTTTTTCGATTCGTTTTTAACGGTGATATCACTAAAATGTATCGCCAAATTCTAGTTGACCCCCGTCATACTCCATTCCAGCGCATAATATTCCGCTTCCATCCTGATTGTCCTATCCAAGATTACGAGTTGAAGACCGTCACATTCGGGGTGAACTGTGCCCCATACTTAGCGATCCGTACTCTTTTGCAATTAGCGGACGATGTACAAGATATTTATCCTTTGGCCAGTGACATCCTCCGGAATTCTATGTATGTCGATGATGCACTGGTGGGCGCTCATTCAATTGATGATGCCAAACTATACAGACAACAGCTAGTGCAAGCGTTGGAATCGGCTGGATTCTCCATGAAGAAGTGGACGGCTAATTCGAAGGATATCCTCGCCGATATACCTCATGATGATTTGCTTTGCGGTGATTTCCTTCAATTGGACAATAGAAGTACCGCGAAACCTTTAGGGATCCGTTGGAATGCGCTGTCCGATTCCTTTTTCTTTGATGTGGAGGGCTTTTCCGAGGATAATACCTTTTCTAAGCGGGAGGTGTTGTCTCGAATTTCTAAGTTGTTCGATCCGGCGGGATGGCTTTCACCTTGCATTGTCATTGCCAAAATGATTATGCAGAAAATTTGGATGGATAAAACTGATTGGGACGAACGGATATCTCCACATACTCTATCTCAATGGCAGCTATTCCAGTTAAATTATCCGATTATTAATTCGATTAAGATTCCCCGGTGGTTTCGATATGTCCCGGGAAATGAGGTCCAGTTCCATGGGTTTTGTGACGCTTCGGAGAAAGCGTACGCTGCTGTCCTATATGTTCGCATATCCTCAGGCGATTTGATATCCACGAATTTGGTGGCGTCCAAAACCAGGGTCGCACCTATTAAGACCCTATCTATTCCCCGCTTGGAACTCTGCGGTGCCACATTGTTGGCAGAAATGATTGATTCCATCATCCCTCAATTGAATATAACTAATTATTCTACATTTTGCTGGACAGATTCTACTATCGTCCTTTCTTGGCTAGCTAAGGCCCCATGCTCTTGGACTACCTTCGTTGCCAACCGGGTTTCCAAGATCGTTGAGGTCATTGACCCTTCCCATTGGTCACATGTCAGTTCTGAGTCCAATCCTGCCGACCTAGCCAGCCGGGGCATATACCCCCAGGAAATTATAGACAACCAGCTGTGGTGGCAGGGTCCCGATTGGCTCCGAAAGAGTGAATACAATTGGCCGAAGTGGGCCAATAGAGACCGCGAGAGTCTCGATattgagaaaaggactttacgggTCAATTTTAATTACTTCCAGAGCTTTGAAGATGTCCTCGATCATTTCTCTTCACTTCCCAAAGCTATACGAGTCATTTCGTATATGTATCGTTTCTATTTCCGCACACATCCCAAGTATCGATCCAGGTATCACATTATTTCAACGGACATATCACCTTCGGAGATCATTATGACCCAAAATCGGCTTATATCCGTAAGTCAAAGGGCTTATTACCCAAATGAGTATAAGGCCTTGTTTTCCAAGATGCCAGTTCCCAAGGCGAGTCCAATTTTAAGTCTGAATCCATTTTGCGATTCTGAGGGTATTCTACGACTCTGTGGAAGACTCGCCTCAGCACCATCGTTAAGCTATAATGAGAGACATCCGGTACTGCTTCCCTACAATTGTCAATATGCTCGTCTACTTGTACGTTTTATTCATGATATTTCTTTACATGGAGGGAACCAATTAGTGCTCAGATTACTCAGGATGCAATTCTGGATCCCCAAGGTTAAGAACCTGATAAAGACTACTATACATAATTGTAAAACTTGTGTAATTTATAAACGTCGTTGTCAGACCCAGATAATGTCCGCTTTGCCTCCAGAGAGAGTAGACATCACTCGTCCCTTTGCCCACACTGGTTTAGATTTCGCGGGACCGTTCGACATTAAGAGTTATAGTGGTAGAGCATGTCGTATCAGTAAAGGATACGTATGCGTCTTTGTGTGCTTTTCAACTAAGGCCATTCATTTGGAGGCGACATCTGACCTTTCCACCTCAACATTTTTAGCCGCCTTTAGCAGGTTTGTCTCTCGTCGTGGTTGTCCTCTACATCTTCATTCCGACAATGGCACCACATTCGTCGGAGCATCAAAAATCATTGCCAGGGAATTTTTGCAAACGTCGAAACAGGCTATTCTCTCCAATTATGCACACCAGAATATTTCATGGCACTTTATCCCGCCAGGAGCGCCGCACATGGGAGGTCTCTGGGAAGCAGGGGTCAAAAGTTTCAAGCTACACTTCCGCAAAATTGCTGCAAATTCCAAGCATACCTTTGAAGAGTTTCTGACTCTTTTATCGCGCATAGAATCCTGTTTGAATTCTCGTCCCCTCTCCCCGATGTCGCAGAATCCTGACGATTTCGATGCTCTGACACCAGGTCATTTCCTCATTGGTTCGCCTATCCTAGCCCCCTTAGATCCGAATATTCGAGAAACTTCTCTCTCCCTAGTAAACAGATGGCAAAAAATGAAATCCATTCATCAAGAATTTTGTATACGATGGAAAAATGAATATTTAAAGGAGCTCCATAAACGCCAAAAGTGGAAAACCCCATCCGAAAACCTTCAAGAAGATATGCTTGTTGTTGTACGAGATGAAAACCTGCCTCCAAACGCGTGGCGACTTGGTCGTATAGTGAAGACATTTGCTGGAAGTGATAATAGGGTTCGGGTTGCCGACATCCGAACTGAACGTGGTATAATTACCAGACCTATAACTAAATTGGTCATATTGCCTCCTAACAACTCTTAA